In Promicromonospora sp. Populi, one genomic interval encodes:
- a CDS encoding AAA family ATPase: MTTMTPEQAAWFAQTFDRLVGNVGQAVLGKAPVIRLALTCMLAEGHLLLEDAPGTGKTMLARSIAASVQGSHQRIQFTPDLLPSDVTGVTIYDQNTHKFDFHAGPIFASIVLADEINRASPKTQSALLEVMEEGRVTVDGVAHETGRPFMVLATQNPIEQAGTYRLPEAQLDRFLMKTSVGYPDHASTVEILSGAALKDRSSALQPIITTKAVTEMADLAATVHTDTAVLEYVSRLSEETRNAHEVRVGVSVRGALALVRCAKVWAAAHGRNYVLPDDVKELAQPVWGHRFVLDPEAEFAGARPDVILSRIMADVAAPQERAAV; encoded by the coding sequence ATGACCACGATGACCCCCGAGCAGGCGGCCTGGTTCGCCCAGACCTTCGACCGGCTCGTCGGCAACGTCGGCCAGGCGGTCCTGGGCAAGGCTCCGGTAATCCGCCTTGCGCTGACCTGCATGCTCGCCGAGGGCCACCTGCTCCTGGAGGATGCTCCGGGAACCGGCAAGACCATGCTCGCCCGCTCCATCGCGGCGTCGGTCCAGGGCTCGCACCAGCGCATCCAGTTCACGCCGGACCTGCTGCCGTCGGACGTCACCGGTGTGACGATCTACGACCAGAACACCCACAAGTTCGACTTCCACGCCGGCCCCATCTTCGCCTCCATCGTGCTGGCGGACGAGATCAACCGTGCCTCGCCGAAGACGCAGTCCGCGCTCCTGGAGGTCATGGAGGAAGGCCGCGTGACGGTCGACGGCGTCGCACACGAGACCGGCCGTCCGTTCATGGTGCTGGCCACCCAGAACCCGATCGAGCAGGCGGGTACCTACCGCCTCCCCGAGGCCCAGCTCGACCGCTTCCTGATGAAGACGTCGGTGGGCTACCCGGATCACGCCTCCACGGTGGAGATCCTGTCGGGGGCCGCGCTGAAGGACCGCAGCTCGGCTCTGCAGCCGATCATCACCACCAAGGCCGTCACCGAGATGGCCGACCTGGCGGCGACCGTGCACACCGACACCGCGGTGCTGGAGTACGTGTCCCGCCTCTCCGAGGAGACGCGTAACGCGCACGAGGTGCGCGTGGGCGTCTCCGTCCGTGGTGCGCTGGCCCTGGTGCGCTGCGCCAAGGTCTGGGCCGCCGCGCACGGGCGCAACTACGTGCTGCCCGACGACGTCAAGGAGCTGGCCCAGCCGGTCTGGGGCCACCGCTTCGTCCTGGACCCGGAGGCCGAGTTCGCGGGCGCCCGCCCCGACGTCATCCTGTCCCGGATCATGGCCGACGTCGCAGCGCCGCAGGAGCGGGCCGCGGTATGA
- a CDS encoding DUF58 domain-containing protein, whose amino-acid sequence MTTTGIGAGGYGKRQDKPRGLAGAVAAGRAQVLRGRRGSVTVAAAIRSWARAVGSVLAPIRQTFSTFGIAVTIMAVAAWVAGLMLGWLEVLVAAIVLTVTLLCAIVFVLGRFKYDVVLDLAQARVTVGDRAVGRLDVRNASSRPLLPSVMELPVGTGTAAFPVPRLKGGGSHEEIFTIPTRRRSVITVGPVKSVRADPLGLLRREMTWTGEQEVFVHPRVKNLTGSSTGFLKDLEGRITNDITSSDVNFHALRDYVAGDDRRHIHWKTTARTGQLMVRVFEETRRSHLAVLLSTRAEDYANEDEFELAVSVCGSLGLQAIKEDRGVTVLVNEATLHGDHRTRLMDDLSRIEMESRKSKLVDLARAASMAAADFSVIAFIVGSRVTPTELRAASARVPAGVQVMAIQCVPGASLGRHAIAELGVLTLGRLADLPLALKKMSDA is encoded by the coding sequence ATGACAACCACCGGGATCGGCGCAGGGGGGTACGGCAAGCGCCAGGACAAGCCGCGCGGCCTTGCTGGAGCCGTCGCTGCGGGGCGCGCGCAGGTGCTGCGCGGCCGCCGTGGCTCGGTGACCGTCGCCGCAGCCATCCGTTCGTGGGCGAGGGCCGTGGGCAGCGTGCTCGCGCCGATCCGCCAGACGTTCAGCACGTTCGGGATCGCGGTGACGATCATGGCGGTCGCCGCCTGGGTCGCCGGGCTCATGCTTGGCTGGCTCGAGGTGCTGGTGGCCGCGATCGTGCTCACCGTGACGCTCCTGTGCGCCATCGTGTTCGTGCTCGGGCGGTTCAAGTACGACGTTGTGCTCGACCTGGCACAGGCGCGCGTGACTGTCGGCGACCGCGCCGTCGGCCGGCTCGACGTGCGCAACGCGTCGAGCCGCCCGCTGCTGCCGTCCGTGATGGAGCTCCCCGTGGGCACCGGCACCGCCGCGTTCCCCGTGCCGCGCCTCAAGGGCGGCGGCTCGCACGAGGAGATCTTCACGATCCCGACCCGACGCCGCAGCGTGATCACCGTCGGTCCCGTCAAGTCGGTCCGTGCCGACCCGCTGGGTCTGCTGCGTCGCGAGATGACGTGGACCGGCGAGCAGGAGGTCTTTGTGCACCCGCGCGTGAAGAACCTCACGGGTTCCTCGACGGGCTTCCTCAAGGACCTCGAGGGGCGGATCACCAACGACATCACTAGCTCGGACGTGAACTTCCACGCCCTGCGTGACTACGTGGCCGGCGACGACCGGCGGCACATCCACTGGAAGACGACGGCGCGTACCGGCCAGCTCATGGTGCGGGTGTTCGAGGAGACCCGGCGTTCGCACCTCGCGGTGCTGCTGTCCACGCGCGCCGAGGACTACGCGAACGAGGACGAGTTCGAGCTCGCCGTCAGCGTGTGCGGCTCCCTGGGCCTGCAGGCCATCAAGGAGGACCGCGGCGTCACCGTGCTCGTCAACGAGGCCACGCTGCACGGTGACCACCGCACTCGCCTGATGGACGACCTCTCTCGGATCGAGATGGAGTCCCGCAAGTCCAAGCTGGTGGACCTCGCCCGCGCCGCGAGCATGGCCGCCGCCGACTTCTCGGTGATCGCGTTCATCGTCGGCAGCAGGGTCACGCCGACCGAGCTCCGTGCGGCGTCGGCACGTGTTCCCGCGGGGGTGCAGGTCATGGCCATCCAGTGCGTGCCGGGCGCCTCCCTGGGCCGGCATGCCATCGCCGAGCTGGGGGTGCTCACCCTGGGCCGCCTCGCGGACCTGCCCCTTGCCCTGAAGAAGATGAGCGACGCATGA
- a CDS encoding transglutaminaseTgpA domain-containing protein: MSDENTRGNAPAAGRTQSSQTPYGTGPGYRTGTGRGTTRRKEADRPRALTRLALVDLAALVVMLGAVAIGFGPVWGSLGYLQPTIGGVVVGLGIAWLGAWRRFPAVVVTALAVLAYLLFGGALALPHTTIFGVVPTLDTLRELLLASVEGWKQFVTTVPPMRSFPDLGVVPFLLMLIVALVAGTIAWRAKHAVWAVVPVVVSLVGVILLGTVNEALPVVQGLVIAIVALLWGGVRVMEARVGTHSISTESSREATRRLRWYRVRTGATILAVAALAAGFTAPILMPSGQDRVVLRDAIVPPFDVHQFTSPLVAFRHYAKDVREEEILTVSAYPEGARIRIATLDQYDGVVYDATGKGGDTGVYTRVGEEIATTDKGTPIPIQVDILNYSGVWVPEIGNLTGLQFKGSDAEAQIDGAYYNTDTSTALTTAGLGPGDSYTLHTLVKEQPDEETLLQGTIMDKNLPETDPSVMPPGLAGKATQFMGTTTNPAEKLFLMRDALQDSGVFSSGLADQTPSRPGHSAERVNTLVAEEKMVGDDEQFAVALALMARQAGIPARVVMGFYPDKDSDYVEGEPWTVLGSDVHAWIEVPFEGYGWVPIDAVPDEQPQIQPLPQSRQEPKPPVLQDPEPPEEPDQAKAGSVEDDEQDEAENDPFDWGLLGMILLAVGIPLLVILGPIVAILAYKARRRTARRTAEQPADRISGGWHEVVDVVTDLGTVVPLGATRRESAGVIAGERQAPSSLMLAHRADASVFGQGEPSPADVDSFWLEVDELVGGLRSSVNKRQRIIAALSLRSVWARMGGGRGVLAMIGELGSRRKKESR, translated from the coding sequence ATGAGTGACGAGAACACGCGGGGCAATGCCCCGGCGGCTGGACGGACGCAGAGCAGCCAGACGCCGTACGGCACCGGTCCGGGTTATCGGACCGGTACGGGTCGGGGCACCACGCGCCGCAAGGAGGCGGACCGCCCGCGCGCACTGACCCGGCTCGCCCTGGTCGACCTGGCGGCGCTTGTTGTGATGCTCGGTGCCGTCGCCATCGGCTTCGGGCCCGTCTGGGGCTCGCTCGGCTACCTGCAGCCGACCATCGGTGGCGTCGTCGTCGGGCTCGGGATCGCCTGGCTGGGCGCCTGGCGGCGCTTCCCCGCCGTCGTGGTCACGGCCCTCGCCGTACTGGCCTACCTCTTGTTCGGCGGCGCGCTGGCGCTGCCGCACACCACCATCTTCGGTGTTGTCCCCACCCTGGACACGCTGCGCGAGCTGCTGCTCGCCTCCGTGGAGGGCTGGAAGCAGTTCGTCACCACCGTGCCGCCCATGCGGTCGTTCCCCGACCTCGGCGTCGTCCCGTTCCTGCTCATGCTCATCGTGGCACTGGTCGCGGGCACCATCGCGTGGCGCGCGAAGCATGCGGTCTGGGCAGTGGTACCGGTCGTCGTCAGCCTGGTCGGCGTCATCCTGCTGGGCACGGTCAACGAGGCGCTGCCCGTCGTGCAGGGCCTCGTGATCGCCATCGTGGCCCTCCTCTGGGGTGGGGTGCGGGTCATGGAGGCGCGCGTCGGCACGCACTCGATCAGCACGGAGTCCAGCCGTGAGGCCACCCGGCGGCTGCGCTGGTACCGCGTCCGCACGGGCGCCACGATCCTGGCCGTCGCTGCCCTCGCCGCCGGCTTCACGGCGCCGATCCTCATGCCGTCGGGGCAGGACCGGGTGGTGCTCCGCGATGCGATCGTCCCGCCCTTCGACGTGCACCAGTTCACCAGCCCGCTCGTGGCGTTCCGGCACTACGCGAAGGACGTCCGTGAGGAGGAGATCCTCACCGTCAGCGCGTATCCCGAGGGCGCCCGGATCCGGATCGCGACCCTCGACCAGTACGACGGCGTGGTCTACGACGCCACTGGCAAGGGCGGCGACACGGGTGTCTACACGCGCGTCGGCGAGGAGATCGCGACGACCGACAAGGGCACACCGATCCCGATCCAGGTCGACATCCTGAACTACAGCGGCGTCTGGGTGCCCGAGATCGGCAACCTCACCGGCCTGCAGTTCAAGGGCAGTGACGCCGAGGCGCAGATCGACGGCGCGTACTACAACACGGACACCAGCACCGCGCTCACCACCGCGGGCCTCGGGCCGGGCGACTCCTACACCCTGCACACCCTGGTAAAGGAACAGCCGGACGAGGAGACCCTGCTGCAGGGCACGATCATGGACAAGAACCTGCCGGAGACCGACCCGAGCGTGATGCCGCCGGGCCTGGCCGGCAAGGCCACGCAGTTCATGGGAACAACGACCAATCCGGCCGAGAAGCTGTTCCTGATGCGCGACGCCCTGCAGGACTCGGGTGTGTTCTCCAGCGGCCTCGCGGACCAGACTCCGTCCCGGCCGGGCCACTCCGCCGAGCGCGTCAACACGCTCGTCGCGGAGGAGAAGATGGTCGGCGACGACGAGCAGTTCGCCGTCGCGCTCGCCCTCATGGCGCGCCAGGCGGGCATCCCGGCCCGGGTGGTCATGGGCTTCTACCCCGACAAGGACAGCGACTACGTCGAGGGCGAGCCCTGGACGGTGCTCGGCAGCGACGTGCACGCCTGGATCGAGGTGCCGTTCGAGGGTTACGGCTGGGTGCCGATCGACGCCGTCCCGGACGAGCAGCCGCAGATCCAGCCCCTGCCGCAGAGCAGGCAGGAGCCGAAGCCGCCGGTGCTCCAGGACCCGGAGCCGCCGGAGGAGCCCGACCAGGCGAAGGCCGGCAGCGTCGAGGACGACGAGCAGGACGAGGCGGAGAACGACCCGTTCGACTGGGGCCTGCTCGGGATGATCCTGCTGGCGGTCGGTATCCCGCTGTTGGTGATCCTGGGTCCGATCGTCGCGATCCTTGCTTACAAGGCCCGACGCCGGACGGCGCGGCGCACCGCCGAGCAGCCGGCCGACCGCATCAGCGGCGGCTGGCACGAGGTGGTCGACGTCGTGACCGACCTCGGGACAGTGGTGCCGCTCGGGGCGACCAGGCGCGAGAGCGCCGGGGTCATCGCCGGGGAGCGCCAGGCGCCCTCCAGCCTCATGCTCGCGCACCGAGCGGACGCCTCGGTCTTCGGACAGGGTGAACCGTCGCCTGCTGACGTCGATTCCTTCTGGCTAGAGGTCGACGAGCTGGTGGGCGGGTTACGCTCCAGCGTGAACAAGCGGCAGAGGATCATCGCAGCGTTGTCGCTGCGTTCCGTCTGGGCGCGTATGGGCGGTGGACGCGGGGTGCTCGCCATGATCGGCGAGCTCGGGTCCCGGCGGAAGAAGGAGAGTCGATGA
- a CDS encoding RDD family protein → MQQTAARAAAGRGGSGSVPIVESHPPITTEVEVYTATQIPKSGTVPPPLAAPYAGVGKRFLAWLIDGVVGGVLAGIVMGIGSLFIERPSGTVVPSQEQTAEMLGQFFVVYLIAGFVAFGYWLAMWIWEGRTGRTVGNAAMGLRTVSVEDREPIGFGRVILRVLVLAAGAVVLGIGQLVVLLSPLWDKGDKVQGWQDKAARSVVIDTRAPRIMMSTGLAPVAPGPRAPGLPALRPAAPSFGQPGSAQLPSRAPVGPQAPVQAPVAAPDPWAFPQSPAPAAAAPTGDGLITGIPGSAPGAPPAGPMQQPVQPVQPVQQQPVQPVQQQPAPAPAQRPESAWPSKTWPAPQEQVAPPVQQPVAPPVQQPVRPELPPQRDELSDATRMQAPVLEPAAVATVVIELESGERRVIDGPALVGRNPQATDGTGVILVRVDDPTRSVSKNHAELGVDSAGLWLTDRGSTNGTVVSAPGRSPQVAEPGARVRVPVGSTVHVGDRRILVHRNETRA, encoded by the coding sequence GTGCAGCAGACCGCTGCCCGGGCCGCCGCCGGCCGGGGCGGCTCCGGATCCGTGCCCATCGTGGAGAGCCACCCGCCGATCACCACCGAGGTCGAGGTATACACGGCCACGCAGATCCCCAAGTCGGGTACCGTGCCGCCGCCGTTGGCGGCGCCCTATGCGGGAGTCGGCAAGCGGTTCCTGGCCTGGCTGATCGACGGTGTGGTCGGCGGTGTGCTGGCTGGCATCGTCATGGGTATCGGCAGCCTGTTCATCGAAAGGCCGTCGGGCACCGTAGTGCCGTCGCAGGAGCAGACGGCCGAGATGCTGGGGCAGTTCTTCGTGGTCTATCTGATCGCTGGGTTCGTGGCCTTCGGCTACTGGCTGGCGATGTGGATCTGGGAGGGGCGGACCGGCCGTACGGTCGGCAACGCCGCGATGGGGCTGCGCACGGTCTCCGTGGAGGACCGCGAGCCGATCGGGTTCGGCCGGGTCATCCTGCGGGTGCTCGTGCTCGCTGCGGGCGCCGTGGTGCTCGGCATCGGTCAGCTCGTGGTGCTGCTGAGCCCGCTGTGGGACAAGGGCGACAAGGTCCAGGGCTGGCAGGACAAGGCGGCCCGCTCCGTGGTGATCGATACCCGTGCCCCCCGGATCATGATGTCCACCGGGCTGGCACCGGTCGCCCCTGGTCCCCGGGCCCCCGGGCTGCCCGCCCTGCGCCCGGCCGCGCCGTCCTTTGGTCAGCCCGGCTCGGCTCAGCTGCCGTCCCGGGCACCCGTCGGGCCGCAGGCTCCGGTACAGGCGCCCGTGGCGGCGCCGGACCCCTGGGCGTTCCCGCAGAGCCCGGCACCCGCGGCGGCAGCGCCGACCGGGGACGGCCTCATCACGGGGATCCCGGGGAGTGCGCCCGGTGCGCCGCCGGCCGGCCCGATGCAGCAACCGGTTCAGCCGGTTCAGCCGGTCCAGCAGCAGCCGGTTCAGCCGGTTCAGCAGCAGCCAGCCCCCGCGCCGGCGCAGCGCCCCGAGTCGGCCTGGCCGTCCAAGACCTGGCCCGCTCCGCAGGAGCAGGTGGCTCCGCCAGTGCAGCAGCCGGTCGCCCCGCCGGTGCAGCAGCCGGTCCGGCCCGAGCTCCCGCCCCAGCGCGACGAGCTGTCCGACGCGACCCGGATGCAGGCCCCGGTGCTCGAACCCGCGGCGGTGGCGACAGTGGTGATCGAGCTCGAGTCCGGCGAGCGGCGTGTCATCGACGGGCCGGCCCTGGTGGGCCGCAACCCGCAGGCCACGGATGGCACCGGCGTCATCCTGGTGCGGGTCGACGACCCTACCCGGTCCGTCTCGAAGAACCACGCCGAGCTGGGCGTCGACTCCGCCGGCCTGTGGCTGACGGACCGGGGCTCCACGAACGGCACCGTCGTCTCCGCCCCCGGCCGCTCGCCGCAGGTCGCCGAGCCGGGCGCGCGGGTCCGCGTGCCCGTCGGCTCGACCGTGCACGTCGGCGACCGGCGCATCCTGGTGCATCGCAACGAGACCCGGGCATGA
- a CDS encoding PP2C family serine/threonine-protein phosphatase, translated as MTQQEQGLTTTWGAASHQGRRRSLNEDGYLATGRVFFVADGMGGHEAGEVASAEALSALSGLADVEQVEPALVEAFLEIAQQRVRAIETDSGNAPGTTLTGVLVDDREDVPYWLFVNVGDSRTYMMTGGVLAQVSVDHSEVQELVDAGAITMDEARRHPRRNVITRALGAQDDVRADFRYIPVTLHDRVLICSDGLTGELTDQQITKILLEQPDPERAAACLVDAAIQAGGRDNITVVVVDVTGVEHDTLGSSTAPRPGAEPDEDTLPREEHDARSQGV; from the coding sequence ATGACCCAGCAGGAACAGGGACTGACGACGACCTGGGGCGCGGCCTCGCACCAGGGCCGCCGCCGGTCGCTGAACGAGGACGGATACCTGGCCACCGGCCGGGTGTTCTTCGTTGCCGACGGCATGGGCGGCCACGAGGCGGGTGAGGTGGCGAGCGCCGAGGCGTTGTCCGCGCTCAGCGGTCTCGCCGACGTGGAGCAGGTGGAGCCGGCGCTCGTCGAGGCGTTCCTCGAGATCGCGCAGCAGCGGGTCCGCGCCATCGAGACGGACTCGGGCAACGCGCCCGGGACCACGCTCACCGGCGTCCTGGTCGACGACCGGGAGGACGTGCCGTACTGGCTGTTCGTCAACGTCGGGGACTCGCGCACCTACATGATGACCGGTGGTGTGCTCGCGCAGGTGAGCGTGGACCATTCCGAGGTCCAGGAGCTTGTCGACGCGGGTGCCATCACCATGGACGAGGCCCGTCGGCACCCCCGGCGGAACGTGATCACGCGCGCGCTCGGCGCGCAGGACGACGTCCGGGCCGACTTCCGCTACATCCCGGTCACGCTGCACGACCGTGTGCTGATCTGCTCGGACGGGCTCACCGGTGAGCTGACCGACCAGCAGATCACCAAGATCCTGCTTGAGCAGCCCGACCCGGAGCGAGCCGCCGCGTGCCTCGTGGACGCCGCGATCCAGGCCGGCGGCCGGGACAACATCACGGTGGTCGTGGTCGACGTGACGGGTGTGGAACACGACACCTTAGGCTCGTCAACAGCACCGCGGCCGGGTGCGGAGCCGGACGAGGACACCCTGCCGCGCGAAGAGCACGACGCAAGGAGCCAGGGGGTCTGA
- a CDS encoding FHA domain-containing protein has protein sequence MTVHYSEGSARAVVRNGTVVVLPGKAQAGVVDALWTALDRPDGGVAATLAVLAADGLAQTPPFAVVSLSSGDPATAAHVAVRGTGVKVVVSAAGAGGPVEVTGAGVVTWSERVVDGPTSFAITTDEVPADEEFPVQAAVVRASALRRTLVDVPETATPSAPVGLVEVPAFSRVPDSGAGGRRSARPLGGLSAALPGGQASGETIVPGALDVPELIGGSEPETAAEAGSGADPEPDPAPEPAWSLGAVSAPDEAPSTDINEATQFGAEDDYGHLFGDTVMRRVEDAAVRQGEDEDESEEAPASEPVPASTPLPSPPPVPDPPQEEPAGDGLISSVPGGWSGASSSPDPAPGVTPGGAQRAAAVEAAPVDAEDHDGQTMMSSDIAALRKAAGAGTPKFTAGILPGAPRILGRACPQGHPNPPTSDRCRTCGEEIESDAELVSRPSLGQMLVTGGVQPGLGNGQVVELDRPVIVGRRPRTNNASADQTPRLVTVASPDQDISRSHVEITLEEWHVLVADLATTNGTTLLRPGQQPRRLHPNEKVIVVEGDVVDLGDGATLTFEGIW, from the coding sequence ATGACTGTGCACTACAGCGAAGGATCAGCACGGGCGGTGGTCCGCAACGGCACGGTGGTCGTGCTGCCGGGCAAGGCGCAGGCCGGCGTCGTCGACGCGCTCTGGACCGCACTGGACCGGCCCGACGGCGGCGTCGCGGCCACTCTCGCCGTGCTGGCCGCGGATGGCCTGGCGCAGACGCCGCCGTTCGCCGTCGTCTCGCTCTCGAGCGGTGACCCTGCGACGGCCGCTCACGTCGCCGTCCGCGGGACCGGCGTGAAGGTGGTCGTCAGCGCCGCGGGCGCCGGAGGCCCGGTCGAGGTGACCGGCGCGGGCGTCGTCACGTGGTCGGAGCGGGTGGTGGACGGCCCGACGTCGTTCGCGATCACCACCGACGAGGTGCCGGCGGACGAGGAGTTCCCGGTGCAGGCGGCAGTGGTGCGCGCGAGCGCGCTGCGCCGCACCCTCGTGGACGTGCCGGAGACGGCGACCCCGAGCGCCCCGGTGGGCCTGGTGGAAGTACCCGCGTTCTCCAGGGTGCCGGACTCGGGAGCCGGCGGGCGTCGGAGTGCCCGGCCGCTCGGGGGTCTCTCGGCAGCGCTGCCCGGCGGGCAGGCCTCCGGCGAGACGATCGTGCCGGGCGCGCTCGACGTGCCCGAGCTCATCGGTGGCTCCGAGCCCGAGACAGCGGCCGAGGCCGGGTCCGGGGCAGATCCGGAGCCGGACCCCGCGCCCGAACCCGCGTGGTCGCTCGGGGCGGTCTCCGCTCCTGACGAAGCGCCGAGCACGGACATCAACGAGGCCACGCAGTTCGGTGCCGAGGACGACTACGGCCACCTGTTCGGCGACACGGTCATGCGCCGGGTCGAGGACGCAGCGGTGCGGCAGGGCGAGGACGAGGACGAGAGCGAGGAGGCACCGGCGTCCGAACCGGTGCCGGCCTCGACCCCCCTGCCGTCGCCCCCGCCCGTCCCGGACCCGCCGCAGGAGGAGCCAGCGGGCGACGGGCTGATCTCGAGCGTGCCGGGCGGCTGGTCCGGTGCGTCGTCGTCGCCCGACCCCGCGCCCGGAGTGACGCCAGGCGGAGCGCAGCGGGCTGCCGCGGTCGAGGCGGCGCCCGTCGACGCCGAGGACCACGACGGCCAGACAATGATGTCCTCCGACATCGCCGCGCTGCGCAAGGCGGCCGGCGCGGGCACCCCCAAGTTCACCGCGGGCATCCTGCCGGGCGCCCCGCGGATCCTGGGCCGGGCCTGCCCGCAGGGGCACCCCAACCCGCCGACCAGCGACCGGTGCCGCACCTGCGGTGAGGAGATCGAGAGCGACGCCGAGCTGGTCTCTCGTCCCTCGCTCGGGCAGATGCTCGTCACCGGCGGTGTCCAGCCGGGGCTGGGCAACGGGCAGGTGGTGGAGCTCGACCGTCCGGTGATCGTCGGACGGCGCCCGCGCACCAACAACGCCTCCGCAGACCAGACCCCGCGCCTGGTGACGGTGGCGAGCCCGGACCAGGACATCTCCCGCTCGCACGTCGAGATCACCCTCGAGGAGTGGCACGTGCTGGTCGCGGACCTCGCGACCACCAACGGCACGACGCTCCTGCGGCCGGGCCAGCAACCCCGGCGTCTGCACCCGAACGAGAAGGTGATCGTCGTCGAGGGCGACGTCGTCGATCTCGGCGACGGAGCGACCCTGACCTTCGAAGGCATCTGGTGA
- a CDS encoding serine/threonine-protein kinase, giving the protein MSSKRAPSAPPHIAGFEYKKLIGSGGFSDVFLYEQQRPKRLVAVKVLLKEHASDAQRVAFDSEADLMAVLGNHPSIVTMYEASVADDGRPYLAMEYCSRPNLGARYRSERFSLAEALRTTIQIAGAVETAHRLGILHRDLKPANILVTQFGHPVLTDFGISSTVDQASAAEGMSIPWSPPESFGDPPVAGKTTDVWALAATCYTLLAGRTPFEVPGGSNTSADLVARVEQAPLPPIGRNDVPPSLEQVLRIAMAKHPSSRYPSVLAFARALQQVQVGLARDMTPIDLLDETGAVQEEEGKDDDGTRLKNVTAIDPGQRPAPTSSGAGTSTSGGFAPSASQSSGWAPQAGGTSSRTTVPAMDVPVASVGWEAPPVEETVHRTRGPETQEPLPQEPEPEKSPWGTVALVAGAVVLVAVIIVGWIALSGGGGDPDPEDTSTVSAEDPPDAPGAGYVPPVQDLEHRVQGDEVVFTWSPPNSGAEGDTYGYRVLSIVNGETGYTEVTEPTVTVARSDSEPTCVEVVVLRAGRASNQLVNDCADAG; this is encoded by the coding sequence GTGAGCAGCAAGCGTGCGCCGTCAGCGCCGCCCCACATCGCCGGGTTCGAGTACAAGAAGCTGATCGGCTCGGGCGGGTTCTCGGACGTGTTCCTGTACGAGCAGCAGCGCCCGAAGCGGCTGGTCGCCGTCAAGGTGCTCCTCAAGGAGCACGCGAGCGACGCCCAGCGCGTGGCGTTCGACTCCGAGGCCGACCTGATGGCGGTCCTGGGCAACCATCCCTCGATCGTGACGATGTACGAGGCGAGCGTCGCCGACGACGGCCGCCCCTACCTGGCCATGGAGTACTGCTCCCGCCCCAACCTCGGCGCGCGGTACCGCTCGGAACGCTTCTCGCTGGCCGAGGCGCTGCGCACCACCATCCAGATTGCCGGCGCGGTCGAGACCGCGCACCGGCTCGGGATCCTGCACCGTGACCTGAAGCCGGCCAACATCCTGGTGACGCAGTTCGGGCACCCCGTGCTGACCGACTTCGGCATCTCCTCGACGGTCGACCAGGCGTCGGCCGCCGAGGGTATGTCCATCCCGTGGTCCCCGCCGGAGTCGTTCGGCGACCCGCCGGTAGCGGGCAAGACGACGGACGTCTGGGCGCTGGCCGCCACCTGCTACACGCTGCTTGCCGGGCGCACACCGTTCGAGGTGCCCGGCGGTTCCAACACGTCCGCGGACCTCGTGGCGCGGGTCGAGCAGGCGCCGCTGCCGCCGATCGGGCGCAACGACGTGCCGCCGTCCCTGGAGCAGGTGCTCCGCATCGCCATGGCGAAGCACCCCTCCTCGCGGTACCCGTCGGTGCTGGCCTTCGCCCGCGCGCTGCAGCAGGTCCAGGTGGGCCTGGCGCGCGACATGACCCCCATTGACCTCCTCGACGAGACCGGTGCGGTCCAGGAGGAGGAAGGAAAGGACGACGACGGTACCCGGCTGAAGAACGTCACGGCCATCGACCCGGGGCAGCGGCCTGCCCCGACGTCGTCCGGTGCCGGTACCTCGACGTCGGGGGGCTTTGCGCCGTCGGCCTCGCAGTCGTCCGGGTGGGCGCCCCAGGCGGGCGGGACCAGCTCGCGGACGACCGTCCCGGCCATGGACGTGCCGGTCGCGTCGGTCGGCTGGGAAGCCCCGCCCGTGGAGGAGACGGTGCACCGCACTCGGGGACCCGAGACGCAGGAGCCACTGCCTCAGGAGCCCGAGCCGGAGAAGTCGCCGTGGGGGACCGTGGCGCTCGTGGCCGGTGCGGTGGTCCTGGTGGCGGTCATCATCGTGGGCTGGATCGCCCTCAGCGGCGGGGGCGGGGACCCCGACCCGGAGGACACCTCGACGGTCTCGGCCGAGGACCCGCCGGACGCCCCCGGTGCGGGCTACGTGCCGCCCGTCCAGGACCTGGAGCACAGGGTGCAGGGCGACGAGGTGGTCTTCACCTGGAGCCCGCCGAATTCAGGGGCGGAGGGCGATACGTACGGGTACCGTGTGCTGTCGATCGTCAATGGTGAGACCGGCTACACCGAGGTCACGGAGCCCACGGTGACCGTGGCACGGTCCGACAGCGAACCGACCTGCGTCGAGGTCGTCGTGCTGCGTGCCGGGCGGGCGTCGAACCAGCTGGTGAACGACTGCGCCGACGCGGGCTGA